The following coding sequences lie in one Xyrauchen texanus isolate HMW12.3.18 chromosome 25, RBS_HiC_50CHRs, whole genome shotgun sequence genomic window:
- the LOC127619087 gene encoding PTB domain-containing engulfment adapter protein 1-like isoform X2, producing MEVGSLKSCVKSVVKMNDIDDDSEISFSVTFLGRVEVVRPSGMQILKDAVETLQDPNNEMDENVKNKKNKVHLFLTRSAIDILEHKTKFMLYTCALSSISFSAVHPTQPKILGFVSKHPAADMFHCYIFQSKKFSHLLVSIIGDAFQACKQNESLGGDRDLVVEALRHKHKILQRENTELKRRLQAHGENIDGVHVYENESDVDKVSNSGQSTSQVRFFSDDDQVPLQRNF from the exons ATGGAGGTGGGATCATTGAAAAG TTGTGTCAAGAGTGTGGTCAAAATGAATGACATAGATGATGACAGTGAAATATCCTTCTCAGTTACA tTTTTGGGTCGTGTCGAGGTGGTCCGTCCAAGTGGGATGCAGATTCTCAAAGATGCAGTAGAAACACTGCAG GATCCCAATAACGAGATGGATGAGAACGTGAAGAACAAAAAGAATAAAGTACACTTGTTTCTGACCAGGAGTGCCATTGACATCCTAGAACATAAAACAAAG TTCATGCTGTACACCTGCGCTCTGTCCTCCATTTCATTCAGTGCAGTTCACCCAACACAGCCCAAAATCCTTGGCTTTGTGTCCAAACACCCTGCGGCAGACATGTTTCACTGCTACATTTTCCAGAGCAAGAAGTTT TCTCATCTGCTGGTGTCCATCATAGGTGATGCTTTTCAGGCTTGTAAACAAAATGAAAGTCTGGGAGGTGATCGTGACCTGGTGGTGGAAGCTCTGAGACACAAG CATAAGATACTACAGCGAGAAAACACCGAGCTGAAGAGGAGACTTCAAGCTCATGGAGAA AACATTGATGGAGTCCACGTTTATGAAAACGAATCCGATGTTGATAAGGTTTCTAATTCAGGACAGTCCACATCACAAG tgagaTTCTTCTCAGATGATGACCAGGTTCCTTTGCAGAGGAATTTCTGA
- the LOC127619087 gene encoding PTB domain-containing engulfment adapter protein 1-like isoform X1 yields the protein MEVGSLKSCVKSVVKMNDIDDDSEISFSVTFLGRVEVVRPSGMQILKDAVETLQDPNNEMDENVKNKKNKVHLFLTRSAIDILEHKTKFMLYTCALSSISFSAVHPTQPKILGFVSKHPAADMFHCYIFQSKKFSHLLVSIIGDAFQACKQNESLGGDRDLVVEALRHKHKILQRENTELKRRLQAHGEIYFLQNIDGVHVYENESDVDKVSNSGQSTSQVRFFSDDDQVPLQRNF from the exons ATGGAGGTGGGATCATTGAAAAG TTGTGTCAAGAGTGTGGTCAAAATGAATGACATAGATGATGACAGTGAAATATCCTTCTCAGTTACA tTTTTGGGTCGTGTCGAGGTGGTCCGTCCAAGTGGGATGCAGATTCTCAAAGATGCAGTAGAAACACTGCAG GATCCCAATAACGAGATGGATGAGAACGTGAAGAACAAAAAGAATAAAGTACACTTGTTTCTGACCAGGAGTGCCATTGACATCCTAGAACATAAAACAAAG TTCATGCTGTACACCTGCGCTCTGTCCTCCATTTCATTCAGTGCAGTTCACCCAACACAGCCCAAAATCCTTGGCTTTGTGTCCAAACACCCTGCGGCAGACATGTTTCACTGCTACATTTTCCAGAGCAAGAAGTTT TCTCATCTGCTGGTGTCCATCATAGGTGATGCTTTTCAGGCTTGTAAACAAAATGAAAGTCTGGGAGGTGATCGTGACCTGGTGGTGGAAGCTCTGAGACACAAG CATAAGATACTACAGCGAGAAAACACCGAGCTGAAGAGGAGACTTCAAGCTCATGGAGAA ATATATTTCTTACAGAACATTGATGGAGTCCACGTTTATGAAAACGAATCCGATGTTGATAAGGTTTCTAATTCAGGACAGTCCACATCACAAG tgagaTTCTTCTCAGATGATGACCAGGTTCCTTTGCAGAGGAATTTCTGA
- the LOC127619083 gene encoding E3 ubiquitin/ISG15 ligase TRIM25-like — MSQSKPEERLALELSCPICLQLYIDPVTLPCGHNYCLSCIRNAAGAEDPKNPRCCPECREEYGSPETLPKNFKLSGIVDGYLAATSSGRLKEEPVVLCDQCLEDPAAAVKFCIRCEMSLCPSHLKRHEERHRSIGHILEELPIQRDGKRCPVHRKVTEYLCAQERMFLCSECVIEGAHQNHDVQTFEVAKEEMQRVLEGLGKALSDKLQMTEALLRNANERDGPVDKTEDKLVARANILLDNMSTLISTYKSLMSTAMDKELHLRGKSCQANLSDLENCQQLLQEAHQSASNVLSESSEFLFIQRYLNIETRVRQAANTTIPCPPTQEPSCAKHLRSTLQTDTFHAEMSLLLELLHGMMNPLDLTFNPATAHPSLILSTDLKTAKQCAGGKNSSAGDQGERFSTATQVMCSQGFSAGVHKWVVEIGPGCMWSVGLCYKSILRKGDHSRLGHNTSSWKLQWKNKKLTACHDSANMVVGDGLIVPPKRVEVTLDYEGRTVAFHSTGHGGRKQHLHTFSAMFKDIVYPAFGIHSTSEESWITILSGV, encoded by the exons ATGTCTCAAAGTAAACCTGAAGAACGTCTAGCTTTGGAGCTGAGCTGTCCGATCTGCTTGCAGCTATACATTGATCCTGTGACCCTTCCTTGTGGACACAATTATTGCTTGAGTTGTATACGAAATGCAGCAGGCGCAGAAGACCCCAAGAACCCAAGATGTTGCCCAGAATGTAGGGAAGAGTACGGTAGCCCAGAAACACTGCCAAAGAACTTCAAACTCAGTGGTATTGTAGACGGGTACCTGGCAGCTACGTCCAGTGGCAGACTGAAAGAAGAACCTGTAGTGCTGTGTGACCAGTGTCTAGAAGATCCCGCAGCTGCTGTAAAATTCTGCATACGCTGTGAAATGTCGTTGTGTCCTAGCCACCTCAAGCGGCATGAGGAACGGCACCGTTCTATAGGGCATATATTGGAGGAGCTACCCATACAACGAGATGGAAAGAGATGCCCGGTGCACAGGAAGGTAACGGAATATCTGTGTGCACAAGAGAGAATGTTTCTCTGCTCAGAGTGCGTGATAGAAGGGGCCCACCAGAACCACGATGTGCAGACATTTGAGGTAGCAAAAGAAGAAATGCAGAGAGTTCTGGAAGGGCTGGGAAAAGCTCTGTCTGATAAGCTACAGATGACAGAAGCTCTACTCAGAAATGCCAATGAACGAGATGGACCTGTTGACAAGACAGAAGATAAACTGGTGGCCAGGGCAAACATATTGCTGGACAATATGTCTAcattaataagcacatacaag AGTCTTATGAGCACTGCGATGGACAAAGAACTTCATTTGCGTGGCAAAAGCTGTCAGGCCAATCTGAGTGATTTGGAGAATTGTCAACAGCTGCTGCAAGAAGCCCACCAGAGTGCCAGTAATGTTCTTTCTGAATCCTCAGAGTTTCTCTTCATTCAGCGCTACCTTAACATTGAAACAAGGGTCCGCCAGGCTGCTAACACCACCATTCCTTGCCCACCTACCCAAGAACCTTCATGTGCCAAACACCTACGCAGTACCCTTCAAACAGACACCTTCCATGCCGAGATGAGTCTTCTACTGGAGCTTCTCCATGGTATGATGAACCCTCTAGACCTGACCTTCAACCCAGCCACAGCCCATCCCAGCCTTATCCTGTCTACTGATCTCAAAACAGCCAAGCAGTGTGCGGGAGGGAAGAACAGCAGTGCTGGAGACCAGGGTGAGCGGTTCTCTACCGCAACTCAGGTCATGTGTTCCCAAGGTTTCTCTGCAGGAGTTCACAAGTGGGTGGTGGAGATAGGGCCTGGATGTATGTGGTCAGTTGGACTGTGCTACAAAAGCATCCTGCGTAAAGGTGATCACAGCAGGCTGGGGCATAACACTAGCTCCTGGAAGTTGCAGTGGAAGAACAAGAAGCTGACGGCATGCCACGATTCGGCTAATATGGTTGTAGGTGACGGGCTGATTGTGCCACCTAAGAGGGTCGAAGTGACCCTAGATTATGAAGGAAGAACTGTTGCATTCCATAGCACAGGTCATGGAGGAAGAAAGCAGCATCTTCATACGTTTAGTGCCATGTTCAAGGATATAGTGTATCCTGCATTTGGGATCCACTCTACCTCGGAGGAGTCTTGGATCACAATTTTGAGTGGAGTTTGA
- the LOC127619087 gene encoding PTB domain-containing engulfment adapter protein 1-like isoform X3: MNDIDDDSEISFSVTFLGRVEVVRPSGMQILKDAVETLQDPNNEMDENVKNKKNKVHLFLTRSAIDILEHKTKFMLYTCALSSISFSAVHPTQPKILGFVSKHPAADMFHCYIFQSKKFSHLLVSIIGDAFQACKQNESLGGDRDLVVEALRHKHKILQRENTELKRRLQAHGEIYFLQNIDGVHVYENESDVDKVSNSGQSTSQVRFFSDDDQVPLQRNF; encoded by the exons ATGAATGACATAGATGATGACAGTGAAATATCCTTCTCAGTTACA tTTTTGGGTCGTGTCGAGGTGGTCCGTCCAAGTGGGATGCAGATTCTCAAAGATGCAGTAGAAACACTGCAG GATCCCAATAACGAGATGGATGAGAACGTGAAGAACAAAAAGAATAAAGTACACTTGTTTCTGACCAGGAGTGCCATTGACATCCTAGAACATAAAACAAAG TTCATGCTGTACACCTGCGCTCTGTCCTCCATTTCATTCAGTGCAGTTCACCCAACACAGCCCAAAATCCTTGGCTTTGTGTCCAAACACCCTGCGGCAGACATGTTTCACTGCTACATTTTCCAGAGCAAGAAGTTT TCTCATCTGCTGGTGTCCATCATAGGTGATGCTTTTCAGGCTTGTAAACAAAATGAAAGTCTGGGAGGTGATCGTGACCTGGTGGTGGAAGCTCTGAGACACAAG CATAAGATACTACAGCGAGAAAACACCGAGCTGAAGAGGAGACTTCAAGCTCATGGAGAA ATATATTTCTTACAGAACATTGATGGAGTCCACGTTTATGAAAACGAATCCGATGTTGATAAGGTTTCTAATTCAGGACAGTCCACATCACAAG tgagaTTCTTCTCAGATGATGACCAGGTTCCTTTGCAGAGGAATTTCTGA
- the LOC127619087 gene encoding uncharacterized protein LOC127619087 isoform X4 — MPSRLGQSSSRNIAITLPSSCSGIPTICTLFLLPWFSMSSSFSKTCCKSALVANGLAANSLSDDSIRLSASLILVTNSVIFFDVLQQDPPSLQELLSASQTCSSVDAKFVLPHHPNRVPGLRDYLSYQLEHHKILQRENTELKRRLQAHGEIYFLQNIDGVHVYENESDVDKVSNSGQSTSQVRFFSDDDQVPLQRNF; from the exons ATGCCGAGCAGACTCGGgcagagctcatctaggaatatCGCCATAActctgccctcctcatgctcaggaattccaacaatttgcaCGTTATTCCTCCTACCGTGGTTCTCAATGTCTTCCAGCttttcaaaaacatgttgtaaatctgCCTTGGTTGCCAACGGATTAGCAGccaattccctctctgatgactcgaTCCGTCTCTCGGCATCCCTGATTCTTGTAACTAACTCAGTTATTTTTTTCGACGTATTAcaacaagatcctccaagtctgcaagaACTTttgtcagcatcacaaacatgctcgTCAGTTGATGCTAAATTTGTCCTGCCGCACCATCCGAACCGAGTCCCTGGTCTGAGGGACTATCTAAgttatcagcttgagcat CATAAGATACTACAGCGAGAAAACACCGAGCTGAAGAGGAGACTTCAAGCTCATGGAGAA ATATATTTCTTACAGAACATTGATGGAGTCCACGTTTATGAAAACGAATCCGATGTTGATAAGGTTTCTAATTCAGGACAGTCCACATCACAAG tgagaTTCTTCTCAGATGATGACCAGGTTCCTTTGCAGAGGAATTTCTGA